The genomic region TGGTTCACACACTTCTTTCAGCTTACCTGCTAACAGCTTTCGTAATTCTTGGAATATGTGCCTATCAGTTCCTTAAGAGAAATGACAGCGAAGTATTCAGAAAGTCATTCAGGATGGCAATTGTCATTGCACTCGCAACATCAATATTGCTTCCTGTTCTCGGACATGGTTATGCGCAATATGTTACAGAGATCCAGCCGGCAAAGGGCGCTGCAATGGATGCAATCTGGGAAACCGGTTCATCGGTTCCGATGTATCTCATACAGGTTCCGGATTCAAGTACAGGTTCTAACAGCGTAGAACTACTTGGAATCCCGGGTCTTGCCAGCTTCCTGTATACCGGAAGTTTCAGTGGTACGATCACCGGCCTGAACCAGATGCCAGCCGATGAGATTCCACCTGTTGGAATGGTATTCTGGAACTTCAAGCTCATGACAGTCTTAGGTTTCGTTTTCATAGCAGAGGCACTCGCAGGTCTATATCTTCAGAAGACCGGAAAGCTGTACAGGTCTGATCTGTATCTCAAGTTGATGCAGTGGTCCATTCCGCTTCCATTCATTGCCATAATAGCCGGATGGAATGTTGCAGAAATTGGAAGGCAGCCATGGATAGTTTACGGACTGCTTAAGACACCTGATGGAATCTCAATGGTTCCAACATCAGAAGTCATGTTGAGTGTTATACTTATAACCGGATTCTATGCGATCCTGTGGGTCTTTGAGTATTACCTGATCAAGAAGACTGTTGTCAATGCAATAGGAGCTGAGTAAAATGCTGGAATTCTTAACACATGATTTACTTGCTAATATCTGGTTCTTCCTCTGGTGCGTAATTTGGGGAATCTACTTCATAGTAGATTCATTCTCACTTGGAGCAGGTCTTATCACACCATTCATTGCATCAGATAAGACACAGAGAATTCAGATCCAGAAGTCAGTAGGTCCTTTCTGGGGTGGAAATGAAGTCTGGCTCATACTGGCTGCAGGTGGAACATTTGCCGCTTTTCCACTGGTATTCTCAAAGATGTTCACATTCCTCTATCTTCCAATGATGCTCCTTCTTATTGGACTTATAATGAGAGGAATCTCAGTTGAGTATCTCCACAAGGATGAAAGTCCCAAGATACAGAACATTCTCATGTGGGGATGGTTTACAGGAAGCCTTGTAATCTCACTTGTACTCGGAGTCGCATTTGCAAACTTCTTCAAGGGACTAGCAATCGCTGACGGATGGGTTTACCAGGGTACGCTTCTTGGACTTTTCAGTCCTTATGCATTGATTGGAGGAATACTCTTTGTGCTTATCAGTGCAACATCAGGTGCCCTGTGGATCAAGATTAAGACAGAAGGTCCAATTGCTACAAAGGCAGAAGATTTCGCAAATAAGAGCAGTATAGCAGTACTTGTACTCACCCTTGTGTACCTGGTATATTCCTTTGCAGGAATTGCAAATTTCACAGTTAATTACGCTGCAACACCTGTATTCTATGTGCTGCCGGCAATTGCAGTTCTGACTGCTATCCTTGCAGTTGTTTTTGCAATGAAGGGAAAGGCCTTCCTTGCTTTCTGCTGCAATCTTGGAGTAATACTCTTTATTGTACAAAGCGGTCTTGCAAGTATATATCCGTACATGCTCAAGTCATCCATTGCGCTTGAATATGGTATTGATATATATCAGGGAGCTTCAAGCCAGCTTACTCTGACAGTAATGCTTCTGGGAGCACTTGTGTTTGTGCCACTGGTTATCATTTACCAGCTATGGGCTTACACATTGTTCAAGGAAAAAATAAGAGAAACAGAAACGGTTGATTACTAACCGTTTCAACATTTTGTTTTTTGTATCATTTCAATTTATTTAAATTTTAAACATATACCTGACTTTCATTTCAGTTTTCTTTTTCAGGAATTCCGGTACCAAGGAAAATAAGTTTAGTTTCTATCGGAGTACCATCATCACCATCAGTCATTGTGATATCTTCTCTTTGGATGTCAATATTCACATTTTCAGGTTTCAGGTCAGATTCCTGCATGTATTCAAGTATCAGTTTTTTCCCGTGCTCGTTTGCATATTCCAGAGCATCTGAATAAGTTGGGAACTCCTTTCTTTCCACTGGAGAAAACACCAGAATGCTTCTTTCAGTCTTCTTGTAAAATGATTTTACAAGTATCTCAATGCTTTTTACTCCTTTACCCACAAGAGCCCCGACAGCATTTCCAACATCGGCATGTTCAGGAACTACAATATCGGCAATAATAAGCCTGTTAAGTTCTTCAACATAGCAACTGACAGGTCCACCAAGAAGCACCACCGGAACATTCACTTTAAACTGTGAGAGGAAATCCCCGCGTATCATTTTTTCTATCTCAGGCTTTGAAATTCCTTTATACATAAAGCTCATGAGATCAAGTGCCATATTGATTGCGACTTCCTTTTTAATATGCATACAAAGTTCGGTCTCATCCATTGGTGTGAGCCTTGCAAGGATCTTTGCTCCGGTATGTGAGGCTTCAGTGTCCCATTTTGTGTATTCTCCAAGCACATGTAGGGCATCTGTCGGAGTAAAACCGATTGCCTGGACAAGTCTTTTTTGTATCAGTGAATCAACACTATCCGGAGATATTGGTTTTCCGATCTTCCAGAATATATCGTTCAGTGAGACAGGTTCAAACTGAATTATTTCCATGAGTTCTTTTTCAAATGGACTAAGGTTTGTGGCGTCTTTTCCCGTCCTGACGAAAAACTTAGTTGGTTGCACATTTTCTGCAAGATGCACCCTTGAAGGTGTCCTGCCAGATTTTAACTGCTCCATGAAACCGGGATATTTAATAGCAGCAAGGCAGAGTGGAACAACCCTGCGTGGTCCGATATTGACATTGCGGTTTTTGATCCATACATGACTGTCACCGCCCATGGCAGATGTTTCCATACGTATGGCCTTCACTTTTGTATGCCATCCTCCGACCACGGCTCCTGTGTCCACAAGTTCCGGGAAACCACTGTAATTCAGTGAAACATCGGTACTTGTTCCTCCGACATCGATAACTGCACAAGTATCATTTCCTGAAAGGAAGGAAGCACCCATAAGACTTGCAGCAGGTCCTGAAAATATAGACTCGATAGGTTTTTCCATGGCCTCGTGTATGCCTATTACAGAGCCGTCACATTTCAGCATCATGAGTTTTGCATCTATGCCACGTTTTTTAATATCGGTTAGAATTGCGTGGATGAATTGGTCTGCAATCGGAAGTAGTTGTGCGTTAAGATAAGCTGTAACACCTCTTTCATATGCTCCAAGATCCTGTGACAGTTCGTGTCCACAAACAATTGGAAGTCCGGTTAGCTCTGAAAGCATATCCCTCACTTTTATTTCATGATCAGGATTACGGATACTGAAATATGAGGAGACAGCAAAAGCGGAAACCCTTTCTTTGACTTTAAGAGCATATTCCCTTATGGCTTCCATATCAAGAATATCGTCTTCAAGCCCGGCTACGTTGTGTCCACCTTTTACTACAATGAAATCGGCTATTGGTGTATTTGCAGGGAGTGTGTGTTTTCCTATGAGTATAAGAGCAACCGGGTAGCCGGTTTTTTCAAGTATGGTGTTGGTTGCAAGGGTTGTTGAAACTGAAACAAGTTTGACATCAGACAGATACTTGCCGTCAAGTCCATCGATTGCATTCTCTATTCCTGTTAAAAGGTCAGGATATGTCGTAAGGGCTTTATTGGAATCAATAACCTTTCTGTCAGAATCCCTTACAATTACTGCATCGGTGTACGTCCCACCGGCATCTATTCCAAGACTGTACTGCATTTATTCTACCTCCATTTTCCTTCCTTTTCCGGCTTCTCCAATACCTGAAAAGGCGAGTCGTGTTTCTACAGGAAGCCCTCCTTCGTGTGTAATAATATCACTTCGATGCATATCGATGCTAACATCAGCAGTGTTCAGGCCGGCATCACTCATGTAGTTCATTATGAGCTTGCTGCCAATTTCTTCACCGAATTCCAGAGCTTCGTGATATGATGCGAATTCCTCCCTGCCTCCCGGGAAGAATACAACAAAAGATGATGTTTTGAGATTGTATTTTGATTCCGTGTAGCTGGCTTTTATCAGAACCTCAAGTTTCTTTGCACCTTTTCCTGCAACTGCACCAACGGCGTTTCCGACGCTGCAGTATTCGGGAAGGATAATCTGTGCATCTATGAAATCTGCAAGTCCCTTCTCATAAGCTTTTACAGGTCCGCCAAGAAGAACCACGGGGAGATAGACTTTGAATCCGGCAAAGAACTTTCCCCTGAGCACTTTTTCTATCTCTTCCCTGCTTACACCTTCAAGCAGGAATGAAATAAGGTTCTGTGCCATGTTTATGGCAACATCTTCCTTTATTCGGAGACAAAACTCCTCTTCATCGGTTCCTGAAAGGGCAGCCAGAATACCGGCTCCCAGAACTGAAGCTTCCTTGTTCCACTGGGTGTATTCCCCAAGAACATGGAGAGCGTCTGTGGGTGTAAATCCAATTGTTTTTATGAGCCTTTTCTGTATGAGCAGGTCAAGTGTAGCTGGGCTCGGAAGCCTGTTCTCATTCCAGTAAATCTCACTGACAGTAAGTGGTTTGTCTCCTATTCTTGAAAGTAAGTCATCTTCTGCAGAACTGATGTCCGGTAATTCCAGTCCTGATCTGATAAAGAATTTTGTTGGTTGCAGGTTCTCACCTATTTGATTGCGGAGAATAACCTGATTTTGTTTGAGCTTTTCAATTATTTCGGGGTGTTCACTGGCAGCAAGACAAAGTGGAATTACCCTTCTTGGTCCAATATTTGTCACATGGTTTCTGACCCATACATGACTGTCTCCTCCCATTGCGGATGTTTCCATTCTTATGGCTTTGACCTTTGTCTGCCATCCACCTACCAGAGCACCGGAATCACTGAGTTCGGGAATACCGTTGTGTATAACTGAAACATCGGTACTGGTTCCTCCAACATCGATGACAACACAGTCCTCAGTTCCTGAAAGATATGATGCTCCAACTAAACTTGCAGCAGGTCCTGAGAATACAGATTCTATCGGTTTTTTCGGGGCTTCAGAGATACCTACAACTGAACCGTCACATTTGAGCATCATGAGTTTTGCGTCAATATTTCTTCTTTCTATTTCAGAACTGACAGCTTTCATAAAATGACTTGATATTGGTATGAGTCTGGCGTTCAGGTATGCAGTGATACCTCTTTCATATGCACCAAGATCCTGTGAAAGTTCATGTCCGCAAACAACCGGAAGTCCGCTGAGTTCAGTGATAAGTTCTTTTATTTTTAATTCGTGATCCGGGTTCCGTACACTGAAATAGGATGAAACTGCAAATGCAGAGACTTTATCTTTTACTCTGAGTACAAATTCCCTTACAGATTCCAGGTCAACAGGACAAACTTCGTTCCCTGCACTGTTATGTCCTCCTTTTACAAGGCTGAAATGTTCGATTTTTGATCTGTTGGGTACATCCGCATCATTTGCAAGAATAAGAGCTACAGGGTAGCCTGTTTTTTCAAGTACACTATTGGTTGCAAGGGTTGTAGAAACAGATACATAACCGACCTTTTCAAGGTGATGCTGATCAAGCCCGTCCAGAGTATTCCTGATGCCTTTTAAAAGGTCAGGATATGTAGTCAATGACTTGTTTGAATCTATTATGCTGCCATCAGAGTCCCTGATCAGGACAGCGTCAGTATAGGTGCCTCCGGCATCTATTCCTAGGCTGTAATCCATCAAAGTACCTCCTAGGTACTGTCAGAGCTCAATTTTTTTTTTTCAAAAAGAATATTCTGGTTTTGGAAAGGAAAGACAGATAAAATCAATCTTCCACTAATCATTCTTTTAAGCATATTTCTACCTCAAAAATAAAAATAATAGGAAATTCCTGCCCCTTTATAGTTTTAGTGGAGTTAAAACCCAGGAGCAAATGAAGGAGGTAGAATTTCCAAAGGATTTGTAGACCCAATTACTAATCAAGGTGACTTGTAAAATCCCAAACACTACTATGAACAATCTAGTATTTATATTTTATGATACCTCTCTCCTTAATTTCACTGTAAAATACAGTAATATCACGCTAATGCTAGTGTTTTTGGTATTTTTTCTTCAAAACCTATTTGAAATCCTTATGCACAAGATATTTATATTGATTCTTTTTCTCGTTTTTACGTTGGGAGAAATTACATATTATTAAAGTTTTACTTACCTCTCTAAACTCTCTTTCTTCGTCCAGAAAACGATAGTTTAAAACTATCTATATATATTTTGTGCAGGGTCATTTTTTTATTGTTGTTTGCTCATATTCTATTACTAGCATTTTAAAGAGCATGCAAGGGCATGCATATATATTGTTGCATAAAATTTATATATGATTACCGGAAGACTCCAATCGTTAATAATATATACTGAAATGCTACTTCCAGTGTCAAAGTAAAAAAACACATTTAAATTTGAGACTCATGTAAGTTTTGAGCTTCTATCCACCGTAGCAGCATGAAAATGAATGAATGCAATTTTGGGCGTGGTATACATATCAGATACAAAAATTTCCGAAAACAGTAGTGTTCAGAAAGGAAATGTTCCTGACACTGTTTTAGTCGACAAAAAACTCGAAGCAGTTTACAACAGCAGTCCAGTCATCTCTTTTATTTGGAAAGCTGAAGGTAACTGGCCTGTTGAATATGTTTCCGGGAATATTACTCAGCTTGGATACTCGCCAGATGAATTCCTTTCAGGAAAGCTGGCATATGGGGATATTGTTTTCCCTGATGATCTTGACAGGATTCTTCTTGAAGTCAAAAAACATTCTGAGAAAAAGAACACATCCTATTTCTCTCTGAATTATCGAATTCTGACCAGTTCTGACGAAGTACGTTGGGTTACTGAAAGATCTTTTATCAAAAGGGATGAAAATGGGAACATTACTCATTTTCAGGGGATTATTATAGATAATACTGAACTGGAAAAAACGGAAAGGGAGCTACTGGAAACCGGTAAAAAATACAAGATAATATTTGAGAGGTCTCCGGTAGGGATTCTTTATTTTGATGAAAATGGAATAATCACTCACTGTAACAAAAGTTGTTCCAGCATAATTGGTGCTCCGGTAAAGAAAATAGTCGGTTTCAGCGTTCTTTCCTCTCTTAAAGATGAAAGGCTTAAAAATGCAGTGGATGTTGTTTTCCTTGGGAATCCGGGTTTTTATGAAGGTACATTTGTCTCCAGTATAAGTGGAAAACAAATAGCATTAAAAGCCAGTTTTACTCCTGTAATGGATGATGATGGTTCTTTACTTGGTGGTATCGGAATACTTGAAGATATATCAGTCAGTAAAGATGCAAAAGAAAAACTGGCTCTCAACGAGATGCGACTTGAAGCCCTGCTGAAATTGTACCAGATGCAGGATTTTCCGATGAGTGAAATTGCAGAATACGCAATTCAGAAAGCTGCCGAACTAACCACCAGCACTACAGGTTATTTGGAATTCCTGAATGAAGATGAGAACGTTCTGGAAACATATCACTGGCCCGTGGATGTTGAACCAGGTCTGTCAGGTAGTGAAGAGCCCTTTGTGCATCCTCTCAAATTAACCGGTTTCTGGGGAGAGGCCATACGTGAAAGAAAACCCGTAATAGTCAATACTCCATATGCTTCGGATAATCTTGATGAGATCTACCCCGGCAAAAAAGAACGCATGCTAAATCATATAACAGTCCCCGTATTTGATAATGAGCAGATAGTAGCAGTTGCAAGCGTTGCTAATAAGTCAAAGAACTATGACGAGTCCGATGTACGCCAACTGACACTTCTTATGGAAGGTATGTGGAAACTTGTCCAGTACAAGAACACAAACGAAGTTTTGTATGAAGCTCTAAGGATGCGCAGGATGCTTGAATCTATCATGAGTTCAAGTCCTGCTATTGTTTTCCTATGGAAACCTGAACAGGACTGGCCTGTTGAATTTGTTTCTGAAAATATTAAGCAGTTTGGCTACAATGTGAATGATTTCATCTCAGGAAAAATAATTTATGGTGACATAATTCATCCATCTGATCTCCATAGGGTAAGGAGTGAAGTTGAAAGAGCATCAAGGGAAGGTTTCTCTGATTTTAGTCAGGAATACAGGATACTTACAAAATCCGGAGATGTAAGGTGGGTAGATGAAAGGACACTGCTACACTATAATGAAAGAGGTATGGTGGATTATCTTCAGGGTATAATTGTTGATATAACTGAACGCAAGCAGGCTAATAATTTCCTGCGTATTGAGTGTGATCTTGATAATGTGCTTGGTGAAACAGGAGGACTTGAAGAAACCTTTGAGAAATTGCTTGATTTTACCCTTGAAGCTAAGGCTATTGATTCCGGTATAATGTATGTTGTGGACGAGCTGACAGGAGGATTTGAAGCCATTTCCTATCGTGGCCTGTCCGAAAATTTTGTCTCTTCATTGGCTAATTTCGGTCCGAACACACTTATGGCACGTCTTTTTACAACAGGTTTCCCCGTGTATAAGTATTTCTCAGAGATCAATATGATGATGCCTGCTGTAAATCTTGATTTTGAAGGCTTACAGGCAATGGCCTTTATACCTGTAAAATTCAATGAAAAGCTGGTGGCTGCTATTGTGCTTGGTTCTCATACAGAGCTGGAGATTCCTGCAAACTCAAGGAACCTAGTAGAAACCATAGCCAATCAAGTTGGTATCATCATATCCAGGATGAAAAAAGATTCCGGTGTCCAGAAAAGTAAGAACAATATGAATTCTCTGCTTGATGCACTTGATGAGGTTGTTTTTATAATGGATATGGAAGGCAAGATTCTTCATATTAATAAAACTCTTATTGAAATTCTTAACTATTCATCAAGGGACCTTGAAATGAAGGATTTCCTGATGCTATATCCGCAAGACTGGGAAGACGATGTTCTGTCCACACTGGACGAGATTATGGCAGGAAAACTTTCTACTTGTGATATTCCACTTGTAAGCAAAGAAGGTATTCTTGTGCCTGTGAAGTCAAAATTTACAATTGGTGACTGGGGCGGACAGGATGTTCTTATATCCATATCTTCCCCGATAAAAGAGCCTGGAACTTAACAGTATTCCAGGCTGTCGTCTCTGTTTCCTACTCCAAGGACTACAAGTTTAGTTTCCATGGGAGTTTTCCAGCCCACAGGGATGACTTCTTCTTTTTTAATATCTATCTTTATGTGGCTAGGGTCAAGTCCTGCTTCTTTCATATAGCTGAGCACGGTGGT from Methanolobus tindarius DSM 2278 harbors:
- a CDS encoding cytochrome ubiquinol oxidase subunit I; amino-acid sequence: MLDLLYLSRLQFAITVAFHFLFVPLTLGLALLVAYMETVYYKTKDETWRKMADFWGRIFKINFAIGLVTGLAMTFQFGTNWGPYSEFMGDVFGSPLAVEALMAFFLEGTFFGAWIFLDRNRQKLKAFSMWMVALGTNISALWIITANGFMQNPVGYELLPDGSKVIMTDFLALVTNSYVWYMLVHTLLSAYLLTAFVILGICAYQFLKRNDSEVFRKSFRMAIVIALATSILLPVLGHGYAQYVTEIQPAKGAAMDAIWETGSSVPMYLIQVPDSSTGSNSVELLGIPGLASFLYTGSFSGTITGLNQMPADEIPPVGMVFWNFKLMTVLGFVFIAEALAGLYLQKTGKLYRSDLYLKLMQWSIPLPFIAIIAGWNVAEIGRQPWIVYGLLKTPDGISMVPTSEVMLSVILITGFYAILWVFEYYLIKKTVVNAIGAE
- the cydB gene encoding cytochrome d ubiquinol oxidase subunit II, which translates into the protein MLEFLTHDLLANIWFFLWCVIWGIYFIVDSFSLGAGLITPFIASDKTQRIQIQKSVGPFWGGNEVWLILAAGGTFAAFPLVFSKMFTFLYLPMMLLLIGLIMRGISVEYLHKDESPKIQNILMWGWFTGSLVISLVLGVAFANFFKGLAIADGWVYQGTLLGLFSPYALIGGILFVLISATSGALWIKIKTEGPIATKAEDFANKSSIAVLVLTLVYLVYSFAGIANFTVNYAATPVFYVLPAIAVLTAILAVVFAMKGKAFLAFCCNLGVILFIVQSGLASIYPYMLKSSIALEYGIDIYQGASSQLTLTVMLLGALVFVPLVIIYQLWAYTLFKEKIRETETVDY
- a CDS encoding hydantoinase/oxoprolinase family protein: MQYSLGIDAGGTYTDAVIVRDSDRKVIDSNKALTTYPDLLTGIENAIDGLDGKYLSDVKLVSVSTTLATNTILEKTGYPVALILIGKHTLPANTPIADFIVVKGGHNVAGLEDDILDMEAIREYALKVKERVSAFAVSSYFSIRNPDHEIKVRDMLSELTGLPIVCGHELSQDLGAYERGVTAYLNAQLLPIADQFIHAILTDIKKRGIDAKLMMLKCDGSVIGIHEAMEKPIESIFSGPAASLMGASFLSGNDTCAVIDVGGTSTDVSLNYSGFPELVDTGAVVGGWHTKVKAIRMETSAMGGDSHVWIKNRNVNIGPRRVVPLCLAAIKYPGFMEQLKSGRTPSRVHLAENVQPTKFFVRTGKDATNLSPFEKELMEIIQFEPVSLNDIFWKIGKPISPDSVDSLIQKRLVQAIGFTPTDALHVLGEYTKWDTEASHTGAKILARLTPMDETELCMHIKKEVAINMALDLMSFMYKGISKPEIEKMIRGDFLSQFKVNVPVVLLGGPVSCYVEELNRLIIADIVVPEHADVGNAVGALVGKGVKSIEILVKSFYKKTERSILVFSPVERKEFPTYSDALEYANEHGKKLILEYMQESDLKPENVNIDIQREDITMTDGDDGTPIETKLIFLGTGIPEKEN
- a CDS encoding hydantoinase/oxoprolinase N-terminal domain-containing protein; this translates as MDYSLGIDAGGTYTDAVLIRDSDGSIIDSNKSLTTYPDLLKGIRNTLDGLDQHHLEKVGYVSVSTTLATNSVLEKTGYPVALILANDADVPNRSKIEHFSLVKGGHNSAGNEVCPVDLESVREFVLRVKDKVSAFAVSSYFSVRNPDHELKIKELITELSGLPVVCGHELSQDLGAYERGITAYLNARLIPISSHFMKAVSSEIERRNIDAKLMMLKCDGSVVGISEAPKKPIESVFSGPAASLVGASYLSGTEDCVVIDVGGTSTDVSVIHNGIPELSDSGALVGGWQTKVKAIRMETSAMGGDSHVWVRNHVTNIGPRRVIPLCLAASEHPEIIEKLKQNQVILRNQIGENLQPTKFFIRSGLELPDISSAEDDLLSRIGDKPLTVSEIYWNENRLPSPATLDLLIQKRLIKTIGFTPTDALHVLGEYTQWNKEASVLGAGILAALSGTDEEEFCLRIKEDVAINMAQNLISFLLEGVSREEIEKVLRGKFFAGFKVYLPVVLLGGPVKAYEKGLADFIDAQIILPEYCSVGNAVGAVAGKGAKKLEVLIKASYTESKYNLKTSSFVVFFPGGREEFASYHEALEFGEEIGSKLIMNYMSDAGLNTADVSIDMHRSDIITHEGGLPVETRLAFSGIGEAGKGRKMEVE
- a CDS encoding PAS domain-containing protein — its product is MNAILGVVYISDTKISENSSVQKGNVPDTVLVDKKLEAVYNSSPVISFIWKAEGNWPVEYVSGNITQLGYSPDEFLSGKLAYGDIVFPDDLDRILLEVKKHSEKKNTSYFSLNYRILTSSDEVRWVTERSFIKRDENGNITHFQGIIIDNTELEKTERELLETGKKYKIIFERSPVGILYFDENGIITHCNKSCSSIIGAPVKKIVGFSVLSSLKDERLKNAVDVVFLGNPGFYEGTFVSSISGKQIALKASFTPVMDDDGSLLGGIGILEDISVSKDAKEKLALNEMRLEALLKLYQMQDFPMSEIAEYAIQKAAELTTSTTGYLEFLNEDENVLETYHWPVDVEPGLSGSEEPFVHPLKLTGFWGEAIRERKPVIVNTPYASDNLDEIYPGKKERMLNHITVPVFDNEQIVAVASVANKSKNYDESDVRQLTLLMEGMWKLVQYKNTNEVLYEALRMRRMLESIMSSSPAIVFLWKPEQDWPVEFVSENIKQFGYNVNDFISGKIIYGDIIHPSDLHRVRSEVERASREGFSDFSQEYRILTKSGDVRWVDERTLLHYNERGMVDYLQGIIVDITERKQANNFLRIECDLDNVLGETGGLEETFEKLLDFTLEAKAIDSGIMYVVDELTGGFEAISYRGLSENFVSSLANFGPNTLMARLFTTGFPVYKYFSEINMMMPAVNLDFEGLQAMAFIPVKFNEKLVAAIVLGSHTELEIPANSRNLVETIANQVGIIISRMKKDSGVQKSKNNMNSLLDALDEVVFIMDMEGKILHINKTLIEILNYSSRDLEMKDFLMLYPQDWEDDVLSTLDEIMAGKLSTCDIPLVSKEGILVPVKSKFTIGDWGGQDVLISISSPIKEPGT